The Paenibacillus swuensis genome contains the following window.
AGGCGATTACAGAACGAATGTAGAAGATATAACCAGGACGAAGATTCTATCAACAGACCCATCGATTTATGTGCATAATCCAGGCAGGCTTGATTCGACGTTAGCTCCGGCCGGCAAGACAGCGCTCTATGTGCTGTTGCCTACGCCAAACTTGACAGGGCCTGTGGAATGGGATCAAGTCAAGAATAAGTTGAGAGAGCAGGTTCTTCTAAGATTGGAACAGGAACCCGAGCTTCGGGGGCTTTCTTCGAGAATCGAAGTGGAGAAGATCATTACGCCCCAACAATGGCAGGACGACGTGCATGTATATAAAGGGGCTACCTTCAATCTTGCTCACACGCTGGATCAGATGATGTATTTGCGGCCTCATAACCGATTCGAGGAAGTGGACCGCTGCTGGCTGGTCGGCGGAGGAACGCATCCCGGCAGCGGTTTGCCAACGATTCTGGAATCCGCCAAAATCAGCTCCGGTATGCTCATGGAACGGGATCTTAAATCAGGATACCGGGCGACGACGGCGGTACCGGGCATGGCTAAAGGAGGGCGCATAGGATGAGCACGGCTATTATCGGAGGCGGCGTTGGCGGACTGACAACGGCGCTCCTTCTGTCCGCCAGTGGTGAAGAGGTTACGATATATGAACGCGGCAATCGTCTGGGCGGAAGGTTGGCTTATGAATCGAACGGCACCTATCGAATTGACCAAGGTCCAACCATTGTGCTTTTGCCGGAGATGTTGCTTGAAATCCTGGAAGAAGCCGGTATTTCGCGGGACCGAATTCCATTAATCCCTTGCGACCCGATGTATCGTATTCATTACGCGGACGGCACCTCTTTTGACAAATATAGTGATCCGAAGAAACAACAAGATGAAATTGAAAGCAAGTTCCCGGGCGAGTCCGGTGCCTTTCTTCGTTATATGGAAACGATGAAAGAACTGTTTATTCACGGGAAAGAAGCCTTTCTTGAAAGGGCTTTTCTGAAGAAATCACACTTTTTCACTTTCAAAAACGTCCGGCTTCTCCATAAGATGAGAGTTCATAAGAGTGTGCGTGCGCTGGCGGCAGAGTTCTATAAAGATTCACGGTTGGTAGACGCGTTCTCGCTACAAACCTTATACATTGGGGGGGCTCCTTTTCAATCGCCCGCATTGTATTCTCTGATTCCTTATGCGGAGCATGCGTACGGCATCTGGTACGTTAAGGGAGGATACGCAAGCCTCGTCGACCTGTTGGAAGAAGAGCTTGTGCGAAGAGGAGTGCATATTCGGCTTCAATCGGAGATTACGAGCATTAAAGTAGAGCATCAACGTTGTGAAGGGGTCGTACTTTCGGACGGTTCGGAACATGCGCATTTTCAGGTAGTCTACAACGGCGATTTTCCCCACTTGATGTCGTTGTTGCCAAACGTGACCAAGAGAATGAAACCGAAGCCGCGTTATATTCCGTCATCCGGCTGCGTTCTGGTCTACCTGGGCCTGGACAAACGATGGGAGGAAGCGCCTGCCCATCAATTTGTGCTCCCGCCTTCGCTTACGGATTCGTTACGGGCCGTGTTCGAAGAGGGACGCATTCCGAACGAGCCTTCATTCTACATGTTCAACCCGACCGCGTTGGATGATGGTGCGGCGCCTGAGGGTGAGAGTGTCATGTATATGCTGATTCCGGTTCCTCCAGCAGTCAGCGGAGTACACTGGGATGAAGAAGTGCCTGCGTTGGTGGATCGGGTACTTCAACTGGCAGAGGAAAGATTGTTTCCGGGACTCCGGGAAGCGATTGTCTGGCAACAAGTACGGACGCCGATCGACGCGGTAAGGGAAGGACTCTATGGCGGGGGAAGCTTTGGGCTTGCGCCGCTGCTGAGCCAATCCGGCGTTTTTCGGCCACAATTCGCACCCTTGCCGATTCAAGGATTATATACGGTGGGAGCATCGGTCCATCCGGGCGGAGGCATCCCTATTGTTATGCAAGGAGCCAAATTATTGACCTCCCATTTGGAAAAGGAGAGAAAAGCATGGAACGCCTGATATTTTTGCGGGAGTGCGAGAAAGTCATTCAAGCGAATTCGGAAACATTCTACAAAGCATTCGGCTTCTTGCCTAGCCCCAAGAAGGAAGCCGTTCATGTTATTTACGCGTTTTGCCGGTTGATTGATGATTCCGTAGATGAGCCGGAAACCTCGCCGTTCACGCTAGATGAACTGGAACAAGGTTTCGACCGTCTGGACCAAGCGGAAGGTCATTTTATTTGGGATGCGCTTCGCTGGTTGTTTCGCGAATTTCCGCAGCTGGATTCAGGACCCTTCCACCGGCAAATGGCGGGACAACGGGGAGATTTAACTTTTGAGTCGTTCGAGACGATGGGAGAGTTAGAGGAATATTGCTATAAGGTGGCGGGTACCGTCGGCGAGATGCTGCTCCCGGTGCTGCATGATTGTCCCGATGCGAGGATCGCTGAATCCGGCGTGTATCTGGGGAAGGCGATGCAAATCGCCAATATCGTGCGTGACGTAGGCGAGGATGTCCGCAGAGGGCGCCGCTATATTCCGTCCGAGTTAATGCGTAAACACAATTACTCATTAGAGGAGTTCGCGGCAGGGAAAGTCAACCCGGCTTGGGTTCGGTTAATTGAGGATCTCAGCGAACGTTCCAGACTTTGGTTCCGGATCGGTCTTCGGGATATCGATACGTACCCGAAGAGCAGCGCCTTCTGCGTTTCTCTCGCAGCCAAATATTATCAAGCCATTTTGGACGCGGTTCAAGCCAAAGGTTATGATTC
Protein-coding sequences here:
- a CDS encoding phytoene/squalene synthase family protein; the protein is MERLIFLRECEKVIQANSETFYKAFGFLPSPKKEAVHVIYAFCRLIDDSVDEPETSPFTLDELEQGFDRLDQAEGHFIWDALRWLFREFPQLDSGPFHRQMAGQRGDLTFESFETMGELEEYCYKVAGTVGEMLLPVLHDCPDARIAESGVYLGKAMQIANIVRDVGEDVRRGRRYIPSELMRKHNYSLEEFAAGKVNPAWVRLIEDLSERSRLWFRIGLRDIDTYPKSSAFCVSLAAKYYQAILDAVQAKGYDSFRHRAVVSNKTKIGIFLALKTDGVDASKSDESWDVS
- a CDS encoding phytoene desaturase family protein is translated as MSTAIIGGGVGGLTTALLLSASGEEVTIYERGNRLGGRLAYESNGTYRIDQGPTIVLLPEMLLEILEEAGISRDRIPLIPCDPMYRIHYADGTSFDKYSDPKKQQDEIESKFPGESGAFLRYMETMKELFIHGKEAFLERAFLKKSHFFTFKNVRLLHKMRVHKSVRALAAEFYKDSRLVDAFSLQTLYIGGAPFQSPALYSLIPYAEHAYGIWYVKGGYASLVDLLEEELVRRGVHIRLQSEITSIKVEHQRCEGVVLSDGSEHAHFQVVYNGDFPHLMSLLPNVTKRMKPKPRYIPSSGCVLVYLGLDKRWEEAPAHQFVLPPSLTDSLRAVFEEGRIPNEPSFYMFNPTALDDGAAPEGESVMYMLIPVPPAVSGVHWDEEVPALVDRVLQLAEERLFPGLREAIVWQQVRTPIDAVREGLYGGGSFGLAPLLSQSGVFRPQFAPLPIQGLYTVGASVHPGGGIPIVMQGAKLLTSHLEKERKAWNA